From a single Nocardioides sp. dk884 genomic region:
- a CDS encoding urea transporter: MADGTGESMLRSLLTNVSEVVLVNSVRSGALILIGLFVASWKVGLAAAMGSVIGTLCAWAMGESSATIDQGLSGYSGVLTAIALAAVFLVGNAAAWAYAVLLVIAAYIPALRRP; encoded by the coding sequence ATCGCCGACGGCACCGGCGAGTCGATGCTGCGCTCTCTGCTCACCAACGTCTCCGAGGTGGTGCTGGTCAACAGCGTCCGGTCGGGCGCACTGATCCTGATCGGGCTCTTCGTCGCCTCCTGGAAGGTCGGGCTCGCGGCCGCCATGGGCAGCGTGATCGGCACGCTGTGCGCCTGGGCGATGGGCGAGAGCTCGGCGACCATCGACCAGGGACTCTCCGGCTATTCCGGCGTCCTGACCGCCATCGCGCTGGCCGCGGTGTTCCTGGTCGGCAACGCCGCCGCCTGGGCCTACGCCGTCCTGCTCGTCATCGCTGCCTACATCCCCGCACTGCGGCGGCCATGA
- a CDS encoding ATP-binding cassette domain-containing protein translates to MQLSLDRIHVQGRRGPLLRLDHLEVETGECVLLAGEPGQGHTALALALTGRLAPDAGRVRLLRDDGTQTAQRKELRRRSAVVDLPAVSEPVEAVRVGTVVAEDLSLARRTVWPGVPVKWLSAHRLASLERNRVDTLPGPVRTALLTALAAERKGVRFLVLSLPDRHGGDPSQWWSIAQAYAAVGYGVLVQCGLSSARDLGMRLPPPEHGSDQHTTPLEALRVRPQREPRDSDGGTPPPASALVDTIWLFGAPPTGEPHPGPPAPQRREQEP, encoded by the coding sequence GTGCAGCTCTCACTGGACCGGATCCACGTCCAGGGCCGCCGCGGCCCGCTGCTCCGGCTCGACCACCTCGAGGTGGAGACCGGCGAGTGCGTGCTGCTGGCCGGTGAGCCCGGCCAGGGCCACACCGCCCTCGCGCTGGCACTGACCGGTCGGTTGGCGCCGGACGCCGGCCGGGTCCGGCTGCTGCGCGACGACGGCACGCAGACCGCCCAGCGCAAGGAGCTGCGCCGACGCAGCGCCGTGGTCGACCTCCCCGCGGTCTCCGAGCCCGTCGAGGCGGTGCGCGTCGGGACCGTCGTCGCCGAGGACCTCTCCCTCGCGCGACGCACCGTCTGGCCCGGGGTGCCGGTCAAGTGGCTCTCGGCGCACCGGCTGGCCTCGCTGGAGCGCAACCGGGTGGACACCCTGCCCGGCCCGGTGCGCACCGCCCTGCTCACCGCCCTGGCCGCCGAGCGCAAGGGCGTGCGGTTCCTCGTGCTCTCGCTGCCCGACCGGCACGGCGGCGACCCCTCGCAGTGGTGGTCGATCGCGCAGGCCTACGCCGCCGTCGGCTACGGCGTGCTCGTGCAGTGCGGGCTGTCCTCGGCGCGCGACCTCGGGATGAGGCTGCCCCCGCCGGAGCACGGCAGCGACCAGCACACGACGCCGCTGGAGGCGCTGCGGGTCCGGCCGCAGCGCGAGCCCCGCGACTCCGACGGCGGCACGCCACCACCGGCGTCGGCGCTCGTCGACACCATCTGGCTCTTCGGCGCTCCACCGACCGGCGAGCCGCACCCGGGGCCTCCGGCTCCGCAGCGGAGGGAGCAGGAGCCATGA
- a CDS encoding fluoride efflux transporter FluC, with product MLDTTSTPGDSGGRRRRRPAHFQPASIGLVLVGGGIGAGCREVLSREIPDLDGIPVMIPVVNVIGAFLLGFLYEGLSRTVPRPMDTVRLKALLGAGFCGGLTTYSALATDTAVLLDNGRIGMALAYACGTVVVGAAATIAGIVAGARIQRHPAPSEEVER from the coding sequence ATGCTCGACACCACCAGCACGCCCGGGGACTCCGGCGGCCGGCGACGCAGGCGTCCGGCGCACTTCCAACCGGCGTCGATCGGTCTGGTGCTGGTCGGCGGCGGCATCGGTGCGGGGTGCCGCGAGGTGCTGTCGCGGGAGATCCCGGACCTCGACGGGATCCCGGTGATGATCCCGGTCGTGAACGTGATCGGCGCCTTCCTGCTCGGGTTCCTCTACGAGGGGCTCAGCCGCACCGTTCCCAGGCCGATGGACACCGTGCGCCTCAAGGCGCTGCTCGGCGCAGGCTTCTGTGGCGGCCTCACCACGTACAGTGCCTTGGCGACCGACACCGCCGTGCTGCTCGACAACGGCCGGATCGGAATGGCGCTGGCCTACGCATGCGGCACCGTGGTCGTCGGGGCCGCGGCCACGATCGCGGGCATCGTGGCTGGGGCCCGGATCCAGCGGCACCCGGCACCGAGTGAGGAGGTGGAGCGGTGA
- a CDS encoding YhgE/Pip domain-containing protein, with the protein MIVVRLAITELRRITAGVLPKMAVLAMIVIPSLYAGLYVYANEDPYDSLERVPAALVVQDQGAQLRNSATGETEQVNYGDDVARRLLDGSGGFGWVETTQKEAEEGVDTGRYDAALIIGPRFSADLVSTSRFKPRKASLDLLTNDATNYLATTIATTIADDVRTTIAQQVGTKAASRFLQGLGVVHTDLTRGVRGAQRLVDGTTRLSRGTVELVEGTARLAGGAEQAASGAARLSEGTNRLSEGAERLQQGTATLASGLQTLRSRTATLPADTARLASGAQRVADGNRQVATIGREAAAVSRVVVDQLRAARRSLADALAVLVQDGLLTRTAADQLLNQLSVTAIPVDRVNTRIQRAAAQLDRLSRGSAEVASGARRLAAAAPTLVEGIERAASGGSEVASGSTTLASGARTLADDTGRLVAGADELSAGANRLASSSATLRDGGARLESGTTELRNGLARGLRKVPDLDERTERRTAQTIGDPVGVRDDTLARAGSYGAGLAPFFMSLAVWIGAYMLFLLVRPLSVRSLAADGPSARTALGGLVPPAVVAAFQTAVMFAIVRFGLDIDPAHELATAAVLLVASVTFVAIIQALNAWLGTVGEFIGLVLMLVQLVTAGGTFPWETIPEPLRSMHWFLPMTYAVDSLRQTLYGGELAIVARNLGVLLGVCLIALLATALAARRQKVWTPNRLQPELVL; encoded by the coding sequence ATGATCGTCGTCCGGCTGGCCATCACCGAGCTGCGACGGATCACGGCCGGGGTGCTGCCCAAGATGGCCGTCCTGGCCATGATCGTGATCCCGTCGCTGTACGCCGGCCTCTACGTCTACGCCAACGAGGACCCCTACGACTCCCTCGAGCGGGTGCCGGCCGCGCTGGTCGTCCAGGACCAGGGCGCGCAGCTGCGCAACTCGGCCACCGGCGAGACCGAGCAGGTGAACTACGGCGACGACGTCGCCCGCCGACTGCTCGACGGATCCGGTGGGTTCGGCTGGGTCGAGACGACCCAGAAGGAGGCCGAGGAGGGCGTCGACACCGGGCGCTACGACGCGGCGCTCATCATCGGGCCGCGCTTCTCCGCCGATCTGGTCTCCACCTCGCGGTTCAAGCCGCGCAAGGCCAGCCTGGACCTGCTGACGAACGACGCGACCAACTACCTGGCCACCACCATCGCCACGACGATCGCCGACGACGTGCGCACGACGATCGCCCAGCAGGTCGGCACCAAGGCGGCCAGCCGGTTCCTCCAGGGTCTCGGGGTGGTCCACACCGATCTCACCCGCGGCGTGCGAGGCGCGCAGCGGCTGGTCGACGGGACCACCCGGCTCTCCCGGGGCACCGTCGAGCTCGTCGAGGGCACGGCTCGCCTGGCCGGCGGCGCCGAGCAGGCGGCCAGCGGCGCAGCCCGCCTCTCGGAGGGGACGAACCGACTCTCGGAGGGGGCGGAGCGTCTCCAACAGGGCACCGCCACCTTGGCCTCGGGCCTGCAGACGCTGCGATCGCGGACCGCGACGTTGCCGGCCGACACCGCCCGGCTGGCGAGCGGCGCGCAACGGGTGGCCGACGGCAACCGTCAGGTCGCGACCATCGGGCGCGAGGCGGCCGCCGTCTCGCGGGTGGTCGTCGACCAGCTGCGCGCCGCCCGCAGGTCGCTGGCCGACGCGCTCGCGGTGCTCGTCCAGGACGGCCTGCTCACCCGGACCGCGGCGGACCAGCTGCTCAACCAGCTCAGCGTGACCGCGATCCCGGTGGACCGCGTGAACACCCGGATCCAGCGCGCCGCCGCCCAGCTGGACCGGCTCAGCCGCGGGTCCGCCGAGGTCGCGTCCGGCGCGCGCCGGCTGGCCGCGGCCGCGCCCACCCTCGTCGAGGGCATCGAGCGAGCTGCGTCCGGCGGCAGCGAGGTCGCCTCCGGCAGCACCACGCTGGCCAGTGGCGCACGCACGCTGGCCGACGACACCGGCCGTCTGGTGGCCGGTGCCGACGAGCTGTCCGCCGGCGCGAACCGGCTCGCGTCCTCGAGCGCGACCCTGCGCGACGGGGGCGCGCGGCTGGAGTCCGGCACGACCGAGCTGCGCAACGGCCTGGCCCGCGGGCTGCGCAAGGTCCCCGACCTCGACGAGCGGACGGAGCGGCGTACGGCGCAGACCATCGGCGACCCCGTCGGCGTCCGCGACGACACGCTCGCGCGTGCCGGGTCCTACGGCGCCGGCCTCGCCCCGTTCTTCATGTCCCTCGCCGTGTGGATCGGCGCCTACATGCTCTTCCTGCTGGTCCGTCCGCTCTCGGTGCGCTCGCTGGCGGCCGACGGCCCCTCGGCCCGCACCGCGCTCGGGGGCCTGGTGCCACCGGCGGTCGTCGCGGCCTTCCAGACCGCCGTGATGTTCGCGATCGTCCGCTTCGGCCTCGACATCGACCCGGCGCACGAGCTCGCCACAGCCGCCGTGCTGCTGGTCGCGTCGGTGACCTTCGTGGCCATCATCCAGGCGCTCAACGCCTGGCTGGGCACGGTCGGTGAGTTCATCGGGCTGGTGCTGATGCTCGTGCAGCTGGTCACCGCGGGCGGCACCTTCCCGTGGGAGACGATCCCCGAGCCGTTGCGCTCGATGCACTGGTTCCTGCCGATGACCTACGCCGTCGACAGCCTGCGCCAGACGCTGTACGGCGGGGAGCTCGCGATCGTGGCGCGCAACCTCGGGGTGCTGCTCGGCGTCTGCCTCATCGCCCTGCTCGCGACCGCGCTCGCCGCGCGACGACAGAAGGTCTGGACGCCCAACCGGCTCCAGCCGGAGCTCGTCCTGTGA
- a CDS encoding ABC transporter permease encodes MSAALTGTRPLLKVSLRQDARHIAPWVAGISALSASSILAYAWIFPDASDREQLARTLGVNPALALIFGPARDLRTADGFNSWRAGMLGAFFAALMAILIVVRNSRAQEDSGQAELVASGVMARGTRLAVAVLMASTASVALGVVCFAVTLACGGGVSATLILSATFTASGLMFTGVAAVAAQLGSDAHAASSIAIGTLGVCYVARGYVDSSDPDGDATWLTPLGWLSQTRPGTEDNPWPLLLALVLAIALVAVAFVLQQHRDFAQGMLSQRPGPARAGLAGSVWGLALRLNVGALATWLIAFVALGFVFGNLATSVGDVAADSPALADIVASGGGAGVDLTSAFITTILQIIAIVAAITGVQVAQRIHGEEVAHRVEPLLAGSLRRTTFLASHVTIALVGSAIAMLVAGTTLALVASTRDDTVAFRDVVAQAAVTVPGVWALVALALAFVGAEPSRRLVGWLGVVATFGLTLLGPTFKLPDCALDISPLRHVPDVTADSPDWAGLTGLGVVVVALLAVGFAGFRRRDVA; translated from the coding sequence GTGAGCGCGGCGCTGACCGGGACCCGTCCGCTGCTGAAGGTGTCGTTGCGACAGGACGCCCGCCACATCGCCCCGTGGGTGGCCGGGATCTCGGCGCTCTCCGCGTCCTCGATCCTGGCCTACGCCTGGATCTTTCCCGATGCCTCCGACCGCGAGCAGCTCGCCCGGACGCTGGGGGTCAACCCCGCCCTCGCCCTCATCTTCGGCCCGGCCCGTGACCTGAGGACCGCGGACGGGTTCAACAGCTGGCGCGCCGGCATGCTGGGGGCGTTCTTCGCCGCACTGATGGCGATCCTGATCGTCGTGCGCAACAGCCGCGCCCAGGAGGACTCGGGGCAGGCGGAGCTGGTCGCCTCGGGCGTCATGGCGCGGGGCACCCGGCTCGCGGTCGCCGTGCTGATGGCGAGCACCGCCTCGGTCGCCCTCGGTGTGGTCTGCTTCGCGGTGACCCTCGCCTGCGGAGGCGGGGTGAGCGCCACGCTGATCCTGTCGGCGACGTTCACCGCCTCGGGGCTGATGTTCACCGGCGTCGCTGCGGTCGCTGCGCAGCTGGGCTCGGACGCCCACGCTGCGTCGAGCATCGCGATCGGCACCCTCGGTGTCTGCTACGTGGCGCGCGGCTACGTCGACTCCTCGGACCCCGACGGCGACGCCACCTGGCTCACGCCGTTGGGCTGGTTGTCGCAGACCCGGCCGGGCACGGAGGACAACCCGTGGCCGCTGCTCCTCGCCCTGGTCCTCGCGATCGCGCTCGTGGCCGTCGCGTTCGTGCTGCAGCAGCACCGCGACTTCGCGCAGGGGATGCTCTCGCAACGGCCGGGACCGGCTCGTGCCGGGTTGGCCGGCAGCGTCTGGGGGCTGGCGCTGCGGCTCAACGTCGGCGCCCTGGCCACCTGGCTGATCGCCTTCGTCGCCCTGGGCTTCGTCTTCGGCAACCTGGCCACCTCGGTCGGCGACGTCGCCGCAGACAGCCCGGCACTGGCAGACATCGTCGCCTCGGGCGGCGGCGCCGGCGTCGACCTCACGTCGGCGTTCATCACCACGATCCTGCAGATCATCGCCATCGTCGCCGCCATCACCGGGGTGCAGGTCGCGCAGCGCATCCACGGCGAGGAGGTCGCGCACCGCGTCGAGCCGCTCCTGGCCGGGTCGTTGCGGCGTACGACGTTCCTCGCCAGCCACGTCACCATCGCCCTGGTGGGGTCAGCGATCGCAATGCTCGTCGCCGGCACCACGCTCGCGCTGGTGGCCTCCACCCGGGACGACACGGTCGCCTTCCGCGACGTCGTGGCGCAGGCGGCGGTGACCGTTCCGGGGGTCTGGGCCCTGGTGGCCCTGGCCCTCGCCTTCGTCGGGGCCGAGCCCTCGCGTCGCCTCGTGGGCTGGCTCGGGGTCGTGGCGACCTTCGGGCTCACGCTGCTGGGCCCGACGTTCAAGCTGCCCGACTGCGCCCTCGACATCAGCCCACTGCGCCACGTCCCCGACGTCACGGCCGACTCCCCCGACTGGGCCGGCCTCACCGGGCTGGGCGTGGTCGTCGTCGCGCTGCTCGCCGTCGGCTTCGCGGGGTTCCGGCGCCGCGACGTCGCCTGA
- a CDS encoding urease subunit gamma gives MNLTPREIDKLYVYQVADLARRRRERGTKLMP, from the coding sequence ATGAACCTGACCCCTCGAGAGATCGACAAGCTCTACGTCTACCAGGTCGCGGACCTCGCCCGGCGTCGTCGGGAGCGGGGCACGAAGCTCATGCCCTGA
- a CDS encoding FUSC family protein — protein sequence MDNLWLLLGIVVLTAALLDVVLTALDFDEDGFISGRLSRGVWLVVRLFTRRMSRRWRRAVLRQVTWVHMVVIIIAWLLGIIVGFGLIYYGQMSRSAFSVSGTDAGLTLFDALYFSAAQLSTVGGSALTAETDLLRFLSIAETLSGVLLLSLILTFLLGVFSVISDLSALCRYFFTAERGAGSPVASLAPFFREGEPSGLDGHLDGIAGSFSSYVDGLRFHHSAYYFQSGQDQFALPYAVRMLAGTLSALRWGLPTGHPAATEPGLVPLTFQFLEFEDYLERMATWRNVAVPEVVSREEFERIVGHPERDTRDLWVTRFVELNAAMGQLARIDPLADLDDAYQRYRQWLPFEFRAQRMTLAVSDDLDYQPVIVSDRPVSMLQAEDSVALSSVQTGTVPDIDPRLLSVRASREPPTRRQLFAARFLSLTDPGNARLRAATRAMLAAVASAGALYAVFDGLDRTSVEPAVFGGFVAMLSSGAAVGQTQRDRRITSLVVAVPISALVLLGALVSDSVWLTGVLVVAVATLAVAARRFGPRWSTLGQVSFMGYYFALILRLEPSDVLAYVAAAVVGVGAAFVFNHVLIPERPPVVLRQGLEGYARRMVSSMDALLDAVSWARWDRAVRTHVEVELQQLRAHATFVGGQLRQGEATAGMPAGRAVALRLRLFDSELALMSLVASARGLAGVTVSLEARARLAGRVDLLQAHLAELTVASLPGSDGGRRAPSGLAPWVDADPPAAWPRAARLVFESVDELHRSAVRLRDAAIAAMDPPVAEVAATAQAEEEREEERQEVADTTTIPAAGDTGVAAAPDAGRGSGLLAPAVRRAVQAGVASAASLLVGWLVSTTHQYWATLSAFQVLGDTDGDTFVKGARRVAGTVVGAAVGFGIALSEAAIAPVIMPLLALAVFASVYYRQVSPAVATFWTTMIFALLYEYLGNLTTLALAQRVAETLLGAVIALVVAYVVLPTRTRTVLDENVSVLARDIDAIVTASMGRLAGAPPTALPELRQRVLTASQDVRTVVATAEPLRHAPGALGPEGIEGRLTAVWALTSHARRLVRAAERAIVTGVGPHDQDWRGMARSTSTNIAALTTALDGRLPGPLVLEVASFEMSGSGPTDRLMDDVMRELTRINQTVLALLELVSPGALEGVAPAHASTVA from the coding sequence ATGGACAACCTGTGGCTTCTTCTCGGGATCGTCGTCCTCACGGCGGCGCTGCTCGACGTCGTCCTCACGGCGCTGGACTTCGACGAGGACGGCTTCATCTCCGGGCGACTGAGCCGGGGCGTCTGGCTCGTCGTGCGCCTGTTCACGCGCCGCATGTCGCGGCGCTGGCGGCGCGCCGTCCTGCGCCAGGTCACGTGGGTGCACATGGTGGTGATCATCATCGCCTGGCTGCTCGGGATCATCGTCGGGTTCGGCCTCATCTATTACGGCCAGATGTCGCGCAGCGCCTTCTCGGTCTCGGGCACCGACGCCGGCCTGACCCTCTTCGATGCTCTCTACTTCAGCGCCGCGCAGCTCTCGACAGTGGGCGGCTCCGCCCTCACCGCCGAGACCGACCTGCTGCGCTTCCTCAGCATCGCCGAGACCCTGAGCGGGGTCCTCCTGCTGTCGCTGATCCTGACCTTCCTGCTCGGCGTGTTCTCGGTGATCAGCGACCTCAGTGCCCTGTGCCGGTATTTCTTCACCGCCGAGCGTGGGGCGGGGTCACCGGTCGCGAGCCTGGCGCCGTTCTTCCGTGAGGGCGAGCCCAGCGGTCTCGATGGCCACCTCGACGGCATCGCGGGCTCGTTCTCCTCCTACGTCGACGGACTGCGGTTCCACCACTCGGCGTACTACTTCCAGAGCGGGCAGGACCAGTTCGCGCTGCCGTACGCCGTCCGGATGCTCGCGGGGACACTGAGTGCGCTGCGGTGGGGGCTCCCGACCGGCCACCCGGCCGCCACCGAGCCGGGACTGGTACCGCTGACCTTCCAGTTCCTGGAGTTCGAGGACTACCTCGAGCGGATGGCCACCTGGCGCAACGTGGCGGTCCCGGAGGTCGTGAGCCGCGAGGAGTTCGAGCGCATCGTGGGCCACCCGGAGCGTGACACGCGGGACCTGTGGGTGACGCGGTTCGTCGAGCTGAACGCCGCGATGGGCCAGCTGGCGCGCATCGACCCGCTCGCGGACCTCGACGACGCCTACCAGCGCTACCGCCAGTGGCTGCCGTTCGAGTTCCGCGCGCAACGCATGACCCTCGCCGTGAGCGACGACCTCGACTACCAGCCGGTGATCGTCAGCGACCGGCCCGTCTCCATGCTCCAGGCCGAGGACAGCGTCGCCCTGAGCAGCGTGCAGACGGGGACGGTCCCGGACATCGACCCGCGCCTGCTGTCGGTGCGGGCCAGCCGTGAGCCCCCGACGCGTCGCCAGCTGTTCGCGGCCCGGTTCCTGTCCCTGACCGACCCCGGCAACGCCCGCCTCCGCGCGGCCACGCGTGCGATGCTTGCCGCGGTCGCCTCCGCGGGGGCGCTGTACGCGGTCTTCGACGGGCTCGACCGGACATCCGTCGAGCCGGCGGTCTTCGGCGGTTTCGTGGCGATGCTGAGCTCGGGCGCGGCCGTGGGCCAGACCCAGCGGGATCGGCGGATCACCAGCCTCGTCGTCGCGGTGCCCATCTCGGCGCTGGTGCTGCTCGGAGCGCTCGTCTCGGACTCCGTCTGGCTCACCGGTGTGCTCGTGGTGGCGGTGGCGACCCTCGCCGTGGCGGCCAGACGCTTCGGGCCACGCTGGTCGACGCTGGGGCAGGTGTCGTTCATGGGCTACTACTTCGCGCTGATCCTGCGCCTCGAGCCCTCCGACGTCCTCGCCTACGTCGCGGCCGCGGTGGTCGGCGTCGGGGCGGCGTTCGTCTTCAACCACGTCCTCATCCCCGAGCGGCCGCCGGTGGTCCTGCGTCAGGGCCTCGAGGGCTACGCCCGACGCATGGTCTCCTCGATGGACGCACTGCTGGATGCTGTCTCCTGGGCGCGCTGGGACCGCGCGGTGCGCACGCACGTCGAGGTCGAGCTCCAGCAGCTGCGTGCTCACGCGACGTTCGTCGGCGGTCAGCTCCGGCAGGGAGAGGCCACGGCCGGGATGCCGGCCGGGCGCGCCGTGGCCCTGCGGCTCCGGCTCTTCGATTCCGAGCTCGCCCTGATGAGCCTGGTCGCGTCGGCTCGCGGCCTCGCCGGCGTCACGGTCTCGTTGGAGGCGCGTGCCCGCCTCGCCGGCCGTGTCGATCTGCTCCAGGCCCATCTGGCCGAGCTGACGGTGGCCTCGCTGCCCGGCTCGGACGGGGGGAGACGGGCGCCGAGCGGGCTGGCGCCGTGGGTGGACGCCGACCCGCCCGCAGCATGGCCGCGTGCGGCGCGCCTGGTCTTCGAGTCCGTCGACGAGCTGCACCGTTCGGCCGTGCGGTTGCGTGACGCGGCGATCGCCGCGATGGACCCGCCGGTCGCCGAGGTGGCCGCGACCGCACAGGCCGAGGAGGAGCGCGAGGAGGAACGCCAGGAGGTCGCCGACACCACCACCATTCCCGCCGCGGGCGACACCGGTGTGGCAGCAGCGCCCGACGCAGGCCGGGGGAGCGGACTGCTGGCGCCGGCGGTGCGGCGGGCCGTCCAGGCCGGGGTCGCGAGCGCGGCCTCGCTGCTGGTCGGCTGGCTGGTCTCCACCACCCATCAGTACTGGGCGACGCTGTCGGCGTTCCAGGTGCTCGGCGACACCGACGGGGACACGTTCGTGAAGGGCGCGCGGCGGGTCGCGGGCACCGTGGTCGGCGCAGCCGTGGGCTTCGGGATCGCGCTGTCCGAGGCTGCGATCGCCCCCGTCATCATGCCGCTGCTGGCCCTCGCCGTGTTCGCCTCCGTCTACTACCGCCAGGTGAGTCCGGCGGTCGCGACGTTCTGGACGACCATGATCTTCGCGCTGCTCTACGAGTACCTCGGCAACCTGACCACCTTGGCGCTCGCGCAGCGGGTGGCGGAGACGCTTCTCGGCGCCGTCATCGCTCTCGTGGTGGCCTACGTCGTCCTGCCGACGCGGACCCGGACGGTGCTCGACGAGAACGTCAGCGTCCTGGCCCGCGACATCGATGCGATCGTCACCGCCAGCATGGGGCGGCTCGCCGGGGCGCCCCCGACCGCGCTCCCGGAGCTGAGGCAACGGGTGCTCACCGCCAGCCAGGACGTCCGCACGGTGGTGGCGACGGCCGAACCGCTGCGGCACGCGCCCGGGGCGCTCGGACCCGAGGGCATCGAGGGCCGCCTCACTGCGGTGTGGGCGCTGACCAGCCACGCGCGCCGTCTCGTGCGTGCCGCCGAGCGGGCGATCGTGACGGGGGTGGGGCCGCACGACCAGGACTGGCGCGGGATGGCCCGGTCCACGAGCACGAACATCGCCGCGCTCACCACCGCCCTGGACGGGCGGCTCCCCGGCCCGCTCGTGCTCGAGGTCGCGTCCTTCGAAATGAGCGGTAGCGGCCCGACGGACCGGCTGATGGACGACGTCATGCGCGAGCTGACCCGGATCAACCAGACGGTGCTGGCGCTGCTCGAACTGGTCTCTCCGGGTGCCCTCGAGGGTGTCGCCCCGGCGCACGCCAGTACGGTCGCCTGA
- the crcB gene encoding fluoride efflux transporter CrcB — MTLPLYLLLVLTGGVGAALRYVLDGLIGSRTKGSSFPWATTIINVSGAFVLGLLTGLVAGRMEDTDVRAILAVGPLGGYTTFSTASYEAVQLVRQKQYGLALAYGVGVLVVCVGVAFVGYYYGSRA, encoded by the coding sequence GTGACCCTGCCGCTCTACTTGCTGCTCGTGCTCACCGGCGGCGTCGGCGCTGCGCTGCGCTATGTGCTCGACGGCCTGATCGGGTCCCGGACGAAGGGGTCGTCGTTCCCTTGGGCGACCACGATCATCAACGTCAGCGGCGCCTTCGTCCTCGGTCTGCTGACTGGCCTGGTGGCCGGGCGGATGGAGGACACCGACGTGCGCGCGATCCTCGCTGTGGGACCGCTGGGCGGGTACACGACCTTCAGCACCGCCAGCTACGAGGCGGTGCAGCTCGTGCGGCAGAAGCAGTACGGCCTGGCGCTGGCCTACGGCGTCGGCGTGCTGGTGGTCTGCGTCGGCGTCGCGTTCGTCGGCTACTACTACGGGTCGCGGGCCTAG
- a CDS encoding ABC transporter ATP-binding protein, whose product MATTTPDPDAAIRIEGLVKRFGSFTALDHLDLRVGRGEVHGFLGPNGAGKSTTIRVLLGLLRADAGTVELLGGDPWRDVVALHRRLAYVPGDVVLWPGLSGGEAIDLLGNLRGGLDPARRDRLIERFELDPTKRGRQYSKGNRQKVAIVAALAADVELLILDEPTSGLDPLMEAVFQDEVGAEKARGRTILLSSHIMSEVEALADRVSIIRQGTIAQTGTLADLRGQARVAISATLGRPPADPSGLGALDGVLHDAVLDARHRLTASVEPDRINEAMAALVAYDLSALTVSPASLEDLFLRHYDAGDAEP is encoded by the coding sequence GTGGCCACGACGACACCCGACCCGGACGCCGCGATCCGCATCGAGGGCCTGGTCAAGAGGTTCGGGTCGTTCACCGCCCTGGACCACTTGGACCTGCGGGTTGGGCGGGGCGAGGTGCACGGCTTCCTCGGTCCGAACGGCGCTGGCAAGTCCACGACGATCCGGGTGCTGCTCGGGCTGCTGCGGGCCGACGCGGGCACGGTCGAGCTGCTGGGCGGCGACCCGTGGCGCGACGTGGTCGCGCTGCACCGCCGGCTGGCCTACGTGCCGGGTGACGTGGTGCTCTGGCCTGGTCTGTCCGGCGGCGAGGCGATCGACCTGCTCGGGAACCTGCGCGGCGGGCTCGACCCGGCGCGGCGCGATCGGCTCATCGAGCGCTTCGAGCTGGACCCGACCAAGCGCGGCCGGCAGTACTCCAAGGGCAACCGGCAGAAGGTCGCGATCGTCGCCGCCCTCGCCGCCGACGTCGAGCTCCTCATCCTCGACGAGCCGACCTCGGGCCTCGACCCGCTGATGGAGGCGGTGTTCCAGGACGAGGTCGGCGCGGAGAAGGCCCGAGGACGCACCATCCTGCTGTCGAGCCACATCATGAGCGAGGTCGAGGCGCTCGCCGACCGGGTGAGCATCATCCGCCAGGGCACCATCGCCCAGACCGGGACACTGGCCGACCTGCGTGGTCAGGCGCGGGTCGCGATCAGCGCCACCCTCGGCCGTCCACCCGCGGACCCGTCCGGTCTCGGCGCGCTGGACGGCGTGCTCCACGACGCCGTGCTCGACGCGCGGCACCGCCTCACCGCCAGCGTCGAGCCGGACCGGATCAACGAGGCGATGGCCGCGCTGGTGGCCTACGACCTGTCCGCGCTCACCGTGTCGCCGGCGTCGTTGGAGGATCTCTTCCTGCGCCACTACGACGCAGGGGACGCCGAGCCGTGA